A genomic stretch from Sulfobacillus thermosulfidooxidans includes:
- a CDS encoding MFS transporter, which translates to MEKLLDDTQSFLGKVEPKWYLLWAMLSQTGMTFVQQGVIVLGFFLATKYALNFQQIGFITSAMSLGVMTSMVFMGILADTWGPKRLLFRATWVMALLALGLRWVQGFVLVLVCFFLLGMSLSAVPMSGSKAIFTAFQDRDRGMPMGIRQTGVPLGAALAAVILPVIVIHFGLSAVYLLFMAELVLFNGIFSAVIPNIKSSVRETPKHSSSFRPLKWPAIVSFLMVAGQYFLVTFTLEYLHDERHLTLGQSGWALAMAQIGGGLGRILFGRISDRLKGNRPRVISFTGILGSGMIAVILLLPAHVPYWLIVGVWFLTGMGTIGWNALSLTWAAESVASQQAGFAMGLVGTIIFLGSAIFPPLLGSLIDWTKHFAGAWATLMAILLLASAVAWHAGRQNGTHSQASNIS; encoded by the coding sequence ATGGAAAAACTCCTTGATGATACGCAGAGTTTTTTAGGCAAGGTGGAACCCAAATGGTATCTTCTTTGGGCTATGTTATCGCAAACCGGAATGACATTCGTGCAGCAAGGTGTCATTGTCCTAGGATTTTTCTTGGCGACAAAATACGCCTTAAATTTTCAACAAATTGGTTTTATTACGTCGGCTATGAGTTTGGGCGTAATGACCAGCATGGTGTTTATGGGCATTCTTGCCGATACGTGGGGTCCGAAACGGTTGTTGTTCCGCGCAACATGGGTCATGGCCTTATTGGCGTTGGGATTACGCTGGGTCCAAGGCTTTGTGCTAGTCTTGGTGTGCTTCTTTTTACTGGGAATGAGCTTGTCTGCTGTGCCGATGTCAGGCAGTAAAGCCATTTTCACCGCTTTTCAGGACCGCGACCGGGGAATGCCTATGGGCATTCGGCAAACCGGAGTGCCTTTAGGGGCTGCGCTAGCCGCAGTGATATTACCGGTTATCGTGATACATTTCGGATTATCTGCGGTGTATTTGTTATTTATGGCAGAACTTGTGTTATTCAATGGGATCTTTAGCGCAGTGATACCTAACATTAAATCATCGGTGCGGGAAACACCTAAGCACTCCTCTTCTTTTCGTCCATTGAAATGGCCTGCCATCGTTTCCTTTCTGATGGTGGCGGGGCAATATTTTTTGGTGACGTTCACCTTGGAGTATCTCCATGATGAGCGTCATCTGACCTTAGGGCAATCTGGTTGGGCTTTGGCCATGGCCCAAATTGGGGGAGGATTGGGCCGCATTCTTTTTGGTCGAATCAGTGACCGGTTAAAGGGGAACCGTCCACGGGTGATATCTTTCACTGGAATTTTAGGGAGTGGCATGATCGCAGTGATTTTGCTCTTACCGGCTCATGTTCCCTATTGGCTCATCGTGGGAGTTTGGTTTTTGACGGGAATGGGAACGATTGGATGGAATGCCTTGTCTTTGACCTGGGCAGCGGAATCTGTCGCCTCTCAGCAAGCGGGTTTTGCCATGGGACTCGTTGGCACGATCATATTTTTGGGTTCGGCTATTTTTCCGCCGCTACTAGGATCCTTAATTGACTGGACCAAACATTTCGCGGGAGCATGGGCGACATTGATGGCTATTTTACTGCTGGCCAGTGCCGTTGCTTGGCATGCGGGAAGACAAAATGGAACGCATTCTCAGGCCTCGAATATTTCTTGA
- a CDS encoding Gfo/Idh/MocA family protein: MIRWGILGTAEIVKSAFLPALHETGNGVAWHIGSRDLARAEQFAKDYNVTRASGSYQAVLDDDQVDAIYIPLPNHLHYEWTLKALETGKAILCEKPLTGSLAQTQEIIERAQQRHALLWEAYAFQFQPQWQRVEELIHQGAIGAPQEIHGTFNTVLARPDDVRWVKTFDGGAFNDLGCYPVHITSLLLKNTPNHIIAQALMKGEVDGAMWGILTYPGQIQLMMNVSFFRRYDTFTRFVGTEGEIRITKMYHPGARDAIEWRQGNRVIYEYPMKGQLPFTDMLSHIHQVIRQECQPVQLVADVGLPTAQTMERVRRSWQELSTLA; the protein is encoded by the coding sequence ATGATTCGTTGGGGAATTCTTGGAACCGCTGAGATTGTAAAGAGTGCGTTTTTACCCGCGCTGCATGAAACTGGAAATGGCGTGGCATGGCATATTGGCAGTCGGGATTTAGCACGGGCAGAACAGTTTGCCAAGGACTATAATGTGACTCGTGCGAGTGGCAGTTACCAGGCTGTTTTAGATGACGATCAGGTAGATGCCATTTACATACCCTTACCCAATCACTTGCATTATGAATGGACATTAAAAGCTTTAGAAACGGGTAAAGCCATTTTATGCGAAAAACCGCTAACCGGGTCGCTAGCCCAAACCCAAGAGATTATCGAACGGGCACAACAGCGGCACGCTTTATTATGGGAGGCTTATGCATTTCAATTCCAGCCTCAGTGGCAACGAGTAGAAGAACTGATTCACCAAGGAGCGATTGGCGCTCCCCAAGAGATTCATGGAACCTTTAATACCGTGCTGGCACGACCGGATGATGTTCGGTGGGTAAAAACTTTTGACGGTGGTGCCTTCAATGATTTAGGTTGTTATCCTGTACACATTACCTCACTCCTATTGAAGAACACACCGAATCATATCATTGCCCAAGCCTTGATGAAGGGCGAAGTAGACGGCGCTATGTGGGGAATCTTGACCTATCCTGGTCAAATACAGCTGATGATGAATGTGTCCTTTTTCCGCCGTTATGACACGTTTACCCGTTTTGTTGGAACTGAAGGGGAAATACGGATTACGAAAATGTATCATCCCGGTGCACGCGACGCTATCGAATGGCGGCAAGGGAATCGGGTTATCTATGAATACCCGATGAAGGGACAATTGCCTTTTACAGATATGCTTTCCCACATTCATCAAGTCATTCGCCAAGAATGTCAACCGGTTCAATTGGTGGCAGACGTTGGCTTACCGACTGCACAAACCATGGAACGCGTGCGTCGTTCATGGCAAGAACTGTCCACTTTGGCATGA
- a CDS encoding glycosyltransferase family 2 protein, protein MMESLPFVSIIIATYHRDDSLINTITDLLHLDYPSFEILVIDQDPYHSRDVHDLLETWHKNHAIRWIQTPKPGLTRARNVGITKSRGDLIIFVDDDVRIPDQQFLHCHVNLFLENPHVGAAAGRVLEPGKQPLAVHRHIGWMGYCGMREPGFGSDFSAPAYSVRGCNMAFRKRVLLHVGGFDERYTRSAFREDTDISFRIRKAGYAIWFNHKAWLYHLSAPSGGTRDESIAVESDIMLNDWRFALFNLPMGQQFLWIARLYASRVIKASLKRGYFSERHRAFWQGYHQAKRDRDAGPRVSLLC, encoded by the coding sequence ATGATGGAATCCTTGCCTTTTGTATCGATAATTATTGCAACCTATCACCGGGATGACAGTTTGATTAACACCATCACCGATTTACTTCATTTAGATTATCCATCTTTTGAAATCTTGGTCATTGATCAAGATCCATACCATAGTCGTGACGTCCATGACCTGCTGGAAACATGGCATAAAAATCACGCAATCCGCTGGATTCAAACGCCAAAACCTGGTCTGACCCGAGCCCGTAATGTGGGCATCACCAAGAGCCGGGGAGATCTCATCATCTTTGTTGATGACGATGTGCGAATTCCCGACCAACAATTTCTTCATTGTCATGTCAATCTTTTCTTAGAAAATCCCCATGTGGGAGCCGCAGCCGGAAGAGTCCTAGAACCGGGAAAACAGCCGTTAGCGGTTCACCGTCACATCGGATGGATGGGATATTGTGGAATGCGCGAACCCGGTTTCGGGTCCGATTTTTCCGCTCCTGCCTATAGTGTCCGGGGCTGCAACATGGCATTTCGCAAAAGGGTCTTACTGCATGTCGGTGGATTCGATGAACGCTATACCAGGTCTGCGTTTCGTGAAGATACCGATATTTCTTTTCGAATTAGAAAAGCCGGCTATGCGATTTGGTTTAATCACAAAGCCTGGCTTTACCACTTGTCGGCACCTAGTGGAGGTACCCGTGACGAATCGATTGCTGTCGAATCCGATATCATGCTCAATGACTGGCGGTTTGCCTTATTTAATCTCCCAATGGGCCAACAATTTCTTTGGATCGCCAGACTTTATGCCTCTCGGGTAATTAAAGCCAGCCTAAAGCGCGGTTATTTTTCCGAACGTCATCGGGCCTTTTGGCAAGGGTACCATCAAGCCAAAAGAGATCGGGATGCGGGCCCTCGGGTCAGTCTTCTCTGTTAA
- a CDS encoding TetR/AcrR family transcriptional regulator — MAKDLHTKAQILKGAQRVFAQKGFQASIKEIASAAGISTTSLIFWYFKDKESLFLEVIKSASPLGQVQEVLTTRSPHSDTVTSPQAIAAVVEKYFSVYHDPLNRAILFQMLAHTDRHTEVRALLHEQLTTVMSGQMTHIIKEGQDAGHFRHDLPAEFLGQTCLGLLFALVTRWHVEGILPWSAHDVTHNLLALLTPLPELPSP, encoded by the coding sequence GTGGCCAAAGATCTGCACACTAAAGCCCAAATCCTAAAAGGTGCCCAAAGGGTATTTGCCCAGAAGGGATTTCAAGCATCCATTAAGGAAATTGCGTCGGCAGCCGGGATCTCAACCACAAGCCTTATTTTTTGGTATTTCAAGGATAAAGAGAGCCTTTTTTTAGAAGTCATCAAAAGTGCATCTCCTTTAGGGCAAGTGCAAGAGGTCTTAACGACAAGATCGCCCCATTCGGATACGGTCACTTCACCACAAGCCATTGCAGCCGTAGTCGAGAAATATTTTTCTGTTTATCACGACCCTCTCAATCGTGCGATACTGTTTCAAATGCTCGCACATACCGATAGGCATACCGAAGTTCGGGCGTTATTACATGAGCAGTTAACGACCGTGATGAGTGGACAAATGACCCATATTATCAAAGAAGGACAAGATGCTGGGCATTTTCGCCACGATTTGCCTGCAGAATTTTTAGGACAAACCTGCCTTGGCCTCTTGTTTGCTTTAGTCACGCGGTGGCATGTCGAAGGCATCCTGCCATGGTCGGCCCATGATGTCACGCACAATCTCCTCGCTCTATTAACCCCTCTGCCAGAACTTCCATCACCGTGA
- a CDS encoding glycosyltransferase family 2 protein — protein sequence MNFGIVIPVYFGRSFIQRALDSVFAQDGVSGHLTVFVIEDGTPEPENVENLIAAYPVHYVKLPENHGVFYARWVGFSQLPNTTEFCAFLDQDDAWHPKFLSHLAAILMQDETLGFAACNARIFNTHGNYVLYRDRRPNLLFADLKVANQLISPSQVLIRRDALEKLNWNIDLPFLPYPVADDWLLWLSILSQGYQAAYTHEVLLDYYDHADGAHHRKDIMAQSEEYIVEHWFPRLQLTTWDQRLYKGRIGWDHIVQGLRSKNLHDFVKGLHYLVRDPIAVNAARQFRRRHRKNHIV from the coding sequence ATGAATTTTGGCATCGTTATTCCTGTCTATTTTGGCCGGTCATTCATCCAGCGGGCATTAGACAGCGTCTTTGCGCAAGATGGAGTTTCGGGCCATTTAACTGTCTTTGTTATTGAAGATGGTACCCCGGAACCAGAAAATGTAGAAAACCTTATTGCCGCCTATCCTGTTCACTATGTGAAATTACCGGAAAATCACGGCGTATTTTATGCACGCTGGGTTGGATTCTCTCAACTTCCAAATACCACAGAATTTTGTGCGTTCTTGGACCAGGATGATGCATGGCATCCAAAATTTTTGTCTCATCTCGCGGCTATCCTCATGCAAGATGAGACCTTGGGATTTGCTGCCTGTAATGCGCGCATCTTTAATACCCACGGTAACTATGTTCTATACCGCGATCGCCGGCCCAATTTGTTGTTCGCCGACTTAAAGGTGGCTAATCAGCTGATTTCACCGAGTCAAGTCTTGATCCGCCGCGATGCATTAGAAAAATTAAATTGGAACATAGACCTTCCTTTCCTTCCTTACCCCGTCGCAGATGATTGGCTTTTGTGGTTATCCATATTATCCCAAGGCTATCAAGCCGCTTATACCCATGAAGTACTTCTCGATTATTATGATCATGCCGACGGAGCCCATCACCGCAAAGATATTATGGCCCAAAGCGAAGAATACATCGTTGAACACTGGTTCCCCCGTTTACAACTGACAACATGGGATCAACGCCTCTATAAAGGGCGCATCGGCTGGGATCATATTGTGCAGGGATTACGATCAAAAAACCTTCATGACTTCGTAAAGGGCTTACATTATCTTGTTCGAGATCCAATTGCCGTCAATGCAGCTCGACAATTCCGCCGACGTCACCGGAAAAATCACATTGTTTAA
- a CDS encoding MarR family winged helix-turn-helix transcriptional regulator: MEDDVKAALRAFFDAVLTAEPLLNELRTEYGLSLAQIRCLFQLRSGEQTAGELAKSLGIRATSLTRMIERLETENWVKRQNDKHDRRRIVLTLTREAEDMLSHLDFFLDSPAAIGIKRMNPEERVEFTRALQRFLQHVSDTQNLQRD, translated from the coding sequence GTGGAAGACGATGTAAAAGCCGCTTTACGTGCGTTTTTTGATGCTGTACTAACCGCAGAACCCCTATTAAATGAACTGCGCACCGAATATGGACTGAGTTTAGCGCAAATCCGTTGTTTGTTTCAATTACGCTCCGGTGAACAAACAGCCGGAGAATTAGCCAAGTCCTTAGGAATTCGAGCCACGTCACTTACCCGCATGATCGAACGTTTGGAAACAGAAAATTGGGTCAAAAGACAAAATGACAAACACGATCGGCGCCGGATTGTTTTGACGTTAACTAGGGAAGCTGAAGACATGCTTTCCCACCTGGACTTTTTCTTAGATAGTCCCGCAGCAATAGGAATAAAACGGATGAATCCTGAGGAACGTGTCGAATTCACCCGGGCCTTACAACGATTTTTACAGCACGTTTCGGATACACAAAATCTGCAGCGAGATTGA
- a CDS encoding transglycosylase SLT domain-containing protein, translated as MRGKIALALTGASLLVFAGPVVMTYGASLQQLQQEEAQAQAQLAAEQSQYQQTQAAIDQAQQKISSLNQKLAQDQAMVGSANQQIASTQARMQQTQALLSSTEAQLNATQNELNATEANYQKTEALIQQTQASLIQESKLLNGQLQLIEERGSIGYLDVLLGAHSFTDFVSRLSLLGQIAGQAAAEVNVIKEEEAQEAKEKASLKAEATLLSETRASLAAHQALLQQEQNMLAQEESQAIALHNQAISAAQNAASTLAQQKQVEATLKNQQAQIQQNMAQLGSKINQIASQIQSLLGQFSQGTLSRRALYNAMLPLVTPIAEQDNLPPALVIAVITEESGGNAHAVSVTGAIGLMQLEPGTAEVLGIPPSELYNPQQNLIAGCLYLRDMLNMFGGNLSLALSAYNAGPGAVQAYGDQVVPATQGYVANVEALYALYSQW; from the coding sequence ATGCGAGGCAAAATCGCCTTGGCGCTGACAGGAGCTAGTCTTCTTGTATTCGCTGGACCGGTCGTGATGACCTACGGGGCTTCGCTCCAACAGTTGCAACAAGAAGAAGCCCAAGCACAGGCTCAGCTAGCGGCGGAACAGAGTCAGTACCAACAAACCCAAGCTGCTATCGATCAGGCGCAGCAAAAGATTAGTTCTCTTAATCAAAAATTGGCGCAAGATCAAGCGATGGTCGGATCCGCCAATCAACAAATTGCCTCAACCCAGGCGCGGATGCAGCAAACCCAAGCCTTATTAAGTAGTACCGAGGCACAACTGAATGCAACGCAAAACGAGTTGAATGCTACAGAGGCCAATTATCAAAAAACTGAGGCCTTAATTCAACAAACGCAAGCGAGTTTAATTCAGGAAAGCAAACTGTTAAATGGGCAATTACAGTTAATCGAAGAGCGCGGATCCATCGGATACTTGGATGTTCTATTAGGTGCCCATTCCTTTACCGATTTTGTCAGTCGTCTGTCTTTATTGGGCCAGATTGCGGGACAAGCGGCTGCAGAGGTTAATGTGATTAAAGAAGAAGAAGCGCAAGAAGCCAAAGAAAAAGCTAGCTTAAAAGCGGAGGCGACATTGCTTTCGGAAACGCGTGCTTCGCTGGCAGCGCACCAAGCCTTATTACAACAAGAACAAAACATGTTGGCGCAAGAAGAAAGCCAGGCCATTGCTCTACATAATCAAGCCATCAGTGCCGCTCAAAATGCCGCAAGCACATTGGCTCAACAAAAACAAGTCGAAGCAACATTAAAAAATCAGCAGGCCCAGATCCAACAAAATATGGCGCAATTGGGTTCAAAAATTAACCAAATTGCTTCGCAAATCCAATCATTGTTAGGGCAATTTTCTCAAGGTACCTTATCCCGAAGAGCTTTATACAACGCCATGTTGCCCCTCGTTACTCCCATTGCTGAACAAGATAATCTACCTCCCGCCTTAGTGATTGCAGTAATTACGGAAGAATCGGGCGGTAATGCGCATGCCGTGAGTGTTACCGGAGCTATCGGTCTGATGCAGTTGGAGCCTGGAACTGCAGAAGTTCTAGGAATTCCTCCCAGTGAACTCTATAATCCCCAACAAAATCTGATAGCAGGATGCTTATATCTCCGTGATATGTTAAATATGTTTGGAGGTAACTTATCTTTAGCCTTATCAGCGTATAATGCCGGTCCTGGTGCCGTTCAAGCGTATGGGGATCAAGTCGTTCCAGCTACTCAAGGTTACGTTGCCAATGTGGAAGCGTTATATGCTTTGTATAGCCAGTGGTAA
- the ftsH gene encoding ATP-dependent zinc metalloprotease FtsH, which yields MQNRWFRGVITIVLVVLFISTLMDILNARTAQVQELPYSSLITASLKHQVTSADVNPSQHVVSWTNKQGQHYQTVYAPGETNTLSAQLNKEGANVTVEKPSSSFVWIGLIGDFLPVLIVIGFVFFFFRQSQGGNRMMSFGKSQARLQADNLPKVTFADVAGVDEEKQELEEIVDFLKNPKRYLDMGARIPKGVLLFGPPGTGKTLLARAVAGEAGVPFFSESGSGFVEMFVGVGASRVRDLFEQAKKNAPCILFIDELDAVGRMRGAGYGGGNDEREQTLNQLLVEMDGFGVNEGVIVMAATNRPDVLDPALLRPGRFDRQIMVPRPDQAGRRKILEVHVANKPLDADVDLDVIARRTPGFTGADLANLANEAALLAARERRKKITMKNFEEAAERVMAGPQKKTRVLSAFEKRVVAFHEGGHTLVGMLVPHGDPVNKVTIIPRGMAMGYTMPLPEEDRYLVTKEQILDKVAMSLGGRAAEQIVFGEISTGASDDLEKSTKMVKQMITEYGMSEELGPMTYGTRQDQVFLGRDLVRQRNYSEEVASKIDQAVRHIILQQYERAKNILLQHRATLNRIAIELIERETLDAKDLQEILRATT from the coding sequence ATGCAAAACCGGTGGTTTCGAGGCGTCATCACAATAGTCCTGGTGGTGCTCTTTATTTCGACATTGATGGACATCCTCAATGCCCGCACAGCACAAGTTCAGGAACTTCCTTACAGTTCGCTGATCACAGCGAGCCTCAAACATCAGGTGACTAGCGCCGATGTCAATCCATCTCAACATGTGGTGAGTTGGACTAACAAACAGGGTCAGCATTATCAGACTGTATATGCGCCAGGCGAAACGAATACATTAAGTGCGCAGCTTAATAAGGAAGGCGCTAATGTCACGGTAGAAAAGCCTTCCAGTTCCTTTGTATGGATTGGTCTCATTGGGGACTTTTTGCCCGTGTTGATTGTGATCGGTTTTGTGTTTTTCTTCTTTAGACAAAGTCAAGGCGGCAACCGTATGATGTCTTTCGGTAAGAGCCAGGCGCGTTTACAGGCAGATAACTTACCGAAGGTGACATTTGCCGATGTTGCGGGGGTCGATGAGGAGAAACAAGAACTCGAAGAAATTGTGGATTTCTTAAAAAATCCCAAACGGTACTTAGATATGGGGGCAAGAATTCCCAAGGGAGTTTTATTATTTGGTCCTCCTGGTACCGGAAAAACTCTTTTAGCGCGAGCAGTCGCCGGCGAAGCCGGGGTTCCCTTTTTCTCGGAAAGTGGTTCGGGATTTGTAGAGATGTTTGTGGGTGTAGGAGCGTCCCGGGTTCGCGATCTCTTCGAGCAAGCAAAAAAGAATGCACCATGTATTCTTTTTATCGATGAATTAGACGCTGTGGGTCGGATGCGGGGAGCTGGTTATGGCGGCGGCAATGATGAGCGTGAGCAAACCTTAAACCAATTACTTGTGGAAATGGATGGATTTGGTGTCAATGAGGGTGTTATTGTTATGGCCGCGACCAACCGCCCTGACGTCTTAGATCCGGCATTATTGCGTCCGGGACGTTTTGACCGTCAAATTATGGTGCCCCGACCTGATCAAGCAGGACGAAGAAAGATTTTGGAAGTGCACGTGGCCAATAAACCTCTTGACGCGGATGTTGATCTCGACGTGATTGCCCGTAGGACGCCTGGATTTACCGGAGCGGATCTGGCCAATTTAGCGAATGAAGCGGCCCTTCTCGCTGCGCGGGAACGGCGGAAAAAGATCACCATGAAGAATTTTGAAGAAGCCGCAGAACGCGTTATGGCTGGGCCTCAAAAGAAAACACGGGTATTATCGGCATTTGAGAAGCGTGTCGTCGCTTTCCACGAAGGCGGACACACGTTGGTCGGGATGTTGGTTCCCCATGGGGACCCAGTAAACAAAGTGACAATCATTCCGCGTGGCATGGCTATGGGCTATACGATGCCCTTACCCGAAGAGGATCGCTATCTTGTAACCAAAGAACAAATTCTGGATAAAGTGGCGATGTCACTAGGGGGAAGAGCGGCTGAGCAAATCGTTTTTGGTGAAATTTCCACGGGCGCCTCGGATGATTTAGAGAAATCGACCAAAATGGTTAAACAGATGATTACCGAATATGGTATGTCTGAGGAACTAGGGCCGATGACGTATGGAACCCGCCAAGATCAAGTGTTTTTGGGCCGCGATTTAGTCCGCCAACGGAATTATTCCGAAGAGGTGGCTTCAAAAATTGACCAAGCCGTGCGTCACATTATTTTGCAGCAATACGAGCGGGCCAAAAATATTTTGTTACAACATCGGGCCACATTGAACCGGATTGCCATTGAGCTGATTGAACGGGAAACCTTAGATGCTAAGGATCTTCAAGAAATCTTGCGTGCTACGACATAA
- a CDS encoding polysaccharide biosynthesis protein produces the protein MKRRLRLYLKIAFAMLIDAIMINASVYMALYLRFDVPYIPAQYLHPYQHIAIYFTLTTILLMWFTRVYHRMWQYAGPRDAQVLIGSILGSTVFLDGYLLLDGVAHYPRGVYLLYVLFALALVGGWRFLIRSYYDFTWVPRSKAAPRVLIVGAGKAGQLVAQELSRHPEVGIAVGFLDDDVAKHGMQIGSLKVLGTTKTLAHVIHDYHVDQVLFAIPSASGKILRPLVDQCRDLNVKARMLPALNQMIGGQVLVNQIRDVQIEDLLQREPAIVDLGEIASYLTNKTVMVTGAGGTIGSELCRQVAQFTPRALVLLGLDETSIFDIEQEMRNKFPNLPIIPVVADLRDQGRMQQVMQQTRPQVVFHAAAHKHVPLMEIQPPEAIRNNVEGLWGFLDICQKMHVERFVFISTDKAVNPTSVYGTTKRIGEILGSFYAKRYGMRFVTVRFGNVLGSRGSVLPTFQRQIAQGGPLTITHPDMVRYFMTVAEACQLVIQAGAMGEGGDTFVLDMGEPLRIMDLATNLIRLSGLRPGIDIDIVFTGLRPGEKLYEELLTPEDQTKATKNSRIFIHVGETPDPERVLPLLSELVEAGRLADEPRIRKLLKEIVPEYQPQSDNVYSLTTPELLTTGGHARAH, from the coding sequence TTGAAAAGACGGTTACGTCTTTATTTAAAAATAGCCTTCGCGATGTTGATTGATGCCATTATGATCAATGCATCGGTCTATATGGCCCTATACCTTCGTTTTGACGTCCCTTATATTCCTGCGCAATATTTACACCCTTATCAACATATTGCTATCTATTTCACATTAACAACAATACTTTTGATGTGGTTTACCCGGGTTTATCACCGGATGTGGCAATATGCGGGACCGCGGGACGCCCAAGTGCTAATCGGGTCCATTTTAGGAAGCACGGTCTTTTTGGATGGCTATTTATTGCTCGATGGCGTGGCGCATTATCCTCGCGGGGTTTACCTTTTGTATGTTTTGTTCGCGTTAGCATTGGTAGGCGGATGGCGTTTTCTCATTCGTTCCTATTATGATTTTACCTGGGTGCCGCGGAGCAAGGCCGCTCCTAGAGTGCTCATTGTGGGGGCGGGGAAAGCGGGCCAACTAGTTGCTCAAGAACTCAGCCGCCATCCGGAAGTCGGTATTGCTGTCGGATTCTTAGATGATGATGTAGCCAAGCACGGCATGCAAATTGGCTCATTAAAAGTATTAGGCACAACGAAAACTTTAGCGCACGTTATTCATGATTATCACGTGGATCAAGTCTTGTTTGCGATTCCTTCGGCATCAGGTAAAATTTTACGGCCCTTGGTTGATCAATGCCGAGACCTCAATGTGAAAGCCAGGATGCTGCCTGCCTTAAATCAAATGATTGGTGGGCAAGTGCTCGTCAATCAAATTCGTGACGTGCAAATCGAAGACTTGTTACAACGAGAACCAGCGATTGTGGACTTAGGGGAAATTGCGAGCTATTTAACTAATAAGACGGTCATGGTGACGGGAGCCGGCGGAACTATTGGTTCGGAATTATGTCGGCAGGTCGCGCAATTTACCCCACGTGCACTGGTGTTGTTGGGACTTGATGAAACCTCTATATTTGATATTGAACAAGAAATGCGCAATAAATTTCCAAATTTGCCCATAATCCCCGTAGTTGCGGATCTTCGCGACCAAGGGCGTATGCAGCAAGTCATGCAACAGACCCGGCCTCAGGTCGTTTTTCATGCCGCTGCTCATAAACATGTTCCCTTAATGGAAATTCAACCGCCAGAGGCCATCCGCAACAATGTGGAAGGATTGTGGGGATTTTTAGATATTTGTCAAAAAATGCATGTCGAGCGATTTGTCTTCATATCTACCGACAAAGCTGTGAATCCGACCAGCGTTTATGGTACGACGAAACGAATTGGAGAAATTCTGGGTAGTTTTTATGCCAAGCGTTACGGGATGCGTTTCGTAACCGTGCGCTTTGGCAATGTGCTAGGTTCAAGGGGCAGTGTCTTACCAACCTTTCAGAGACAAATAGCCCAAGGAGGGCCCTTGACGATTACGCATCCTGATATGGTGCGATATTTTATGACGGTCGCAGAAGCCTGCCAATTGGTCATTCAGGCCGGAGCCATGGGGGAAGGCGGCGATACATTTGTTTTGGATATGGGGGAGCCCTTACGGATTATGGACCTGGCCACAAATCTCATCCGCCTCTCCGGATTACGCCCAGGCATTGATATTGACATTGTCTTCACCGGGTTAAGACCAGGGGAAAAACTCTACGAAGAACTATTAACCCCCGAAGATCAAACGAAAGCGACCAAAAATTCGCGAATTTTTATCCATGTTGGGGAGACACCAGATCCTGAACGGGTCTTGCCCTTGCTCAGCGAATTGGTGGAAGCAGGGCGTTTAGCTGATGAACCGCGCATTAGGAAATTATTAAAGGAGATTGTTCCCGAATATCAACCCCAATCCGACAATGTGTATTCGCTTACAACGCCGGAATTGCTGACCACAGGAGGACATGCTCGTGCTCACTAA